ccgtggcccggtggttggggacccttggtctaaaggacttgaatcagcagattaaatctacctgtgtatggccacctttagaagctaAACTTAATTGCAAGGACCCGCTCAGTCATGAGATCTCAATCCAATGGAATGTCTGTGGTGTTAGACCTATTCTGAGTTCCACCCTGGAACCACTGTCCACAATGTTGGGAAGAAGTGGACGAGCACATGTCCCACAAAACTGTGGCAAGTTAGGGCAAAAGCAACAGTGAGATGGGGGAGGAAGAACCCAGGGTTTGCGATGTGCTTTAAAGAGGATGTAAACCCTACCATAacactgccccactgcgccccctagttttgttaTAGAAGTTGCGAAAAAACGTAATTATatatgcaaaaaaattcaccaatgagaattctactgatcaaaaagttcattacaaatacaaaataattgaCCGATGAGAATGCCGATTCCCAGAACTATGCCAGGCATCTTGcggttatcttacatatagaaataattatgtcattttttccattcattatatgacactggaatcagacatggggataaaggacagacttggtGCTAGATTTACACAGAACAgttgggattctcattggaggatttcttgcattttaatgcagccgctggccctggagattttgaGGACAGTTTTGCAAAACACAGCACATAGTGATAGAGAtttgtttagaaaaataaatgcacagcAGCATTTAAAGAAGGtggaaaaacatttatataattaaCAGTACAGCTGTAGGGAAACTTGTGGAGTCGACTGCAATGCATTTGGGGCCGTCAGACCAACCAACGGTCTGGGGAAAAGCAATGTCCGTTATTTCAGCCAAAGCTGCCACAAGCAAACATGGCTGCTGTCACCGCCGGGCAGGTTTGGGCATAAGGAAGACTTTGACAGGTTTGCTGAAGGGAATGGTGCCATCTGTGCTGCTCTCAGTGGAAGGGCCGGTCTCTGTGCTCTCTCCCCAGGCTGATTTGGATGCTCTGCTTAACACTTTGCTTCTGCTGGAGCTGTAGGCAAGTAACAGCCTCACTTCAATCTGGCAGGGCTCTGAGATAGAGAGGAGATACATGTGTTTTATGGAAGGATACTCTGCAACAGATTGCACTTACAAGCCACAGGGCTACAGATTCACTCAGTGTTTCTAGAAACAAATTTACCTGTCCAGGCTGTGTGTGAAAGATAGACCTGAGTTATGAGTCTGTGCCTCCCCGGACCCGGATTCCGGAAATCTGCTGGCTTGGGATGAATGATTTGGACCTGCCCATCTGGATATACAacctaaaaagaaaaagtaaaaattgtACCTAGAGAAACAAATAGAAATTTTTATGCAAAGTTGTTCCCAGGAGCTTGCCATCTTGGATCATGTTGGGCATGTTGTGAGCATCAGTGATTCGGCATGTGGTCAGGATTCTTCTGATTggtgctgagaagctaagcttaggggcaaAGCATCAAGCAGCAAATAAGCTTACATCTGTCAGAAAGCCTGtaccctcccaatcccacaattcccttctgcacatgtgatgtcaataaggaaaggaacagcaCCATTTAGAAAGGATTCTTCCGATTggtgctgagaagctaagcttaggggcaaAGCATCAAGCAGCAAGTAAGCTTACATCtgatgatgtcaataaggaaaggaacgtcacagtgcaatgcattgtgggttatgtagttcctgcatgctgtctgtggggaagttgttacaatttgtaacatcagtgttttagtccctcctcccctgccaggatttcacatgatgcagaaagagaagaactgttttgcagctggatttcagcatataaatatggtatttattcatactttttgaaggaatagattacagggataggtatatcaGAATGCACTAGAGTCTGAGCTGTCATGTAATATGAAAAGTATTTgctaactgcaattttttttatgttctctatatacagatttttatgttctctatatacagtatattgtgagctgggccctaagctcaggtaagatacagcagcccagagcagaagtagaaaacaagatggggagcaactgggggcatcttcacaggaacatatcttccctgctaaaggggcAAGAAACCCTATAATGTATAGAATTAACAAGCCTACTTTGCTGTTAAGCTTTAATTATAAAGTAGAAGGCTAGAACCAAAGCCTCTCACCAGGATGGGACCCTTCTCCATAGCAGATGAGGCTGGAGCAGGTCAGTAATCCCTGTATAACTGTACCTGGACTTTCACTGTGCTCTGGGGCTCCTGAACGTGTTCTAACGTGGCATCGACATCCAGAGCCACAACTAAGCCAGAGGTGAAGCGAATTGGATTGTCAGATTCTTCTGCAGGTTCTATAATATGTGATGATGCTTTATGAATCTGAAGGAAGCGAGATTAAATATAATACACTACTGGAACATAATCTGATTTGCAGCAGTCTTAACAAATAGCTATAATAtaatatcaataaataaatatctgataCCCCCCAGTCCTGCCccactttatggctgagattctagctatctgtataacagagcattctgtcacagtggcacagatcctatctgatcccccccattgtaagcagcagtcctgccctgctttatggctgagattctagctatctgtataacagagcattctgtcacagtggcacagatcctatctgaccccccccccattgtaagcagcagtcctgccctgctttatggctgagattctagctatctgtataacagagcattctgtcacagtggcacagatcctatctgatcccccccattgtaagcagcagtcctgccctgctttatggctgagattctagctatctgtataacagagcattctgtcacagtggcacagatcctatctgatcccccccattgtaagcagcagtcctgccctgctttatggctgagattctagctatctgtataacagagcatactgtcaaagtggcacagatcctatctgatcccccccccattgtaagcagcagtcctgccctgctttatggctgagattctagctatctgtataacagagcattctgtcacagtggcacagatcctatctgatccccccattgtaagcagcagtcctgccctgctttatggctgagattctagctatctgtataacagagcattctgtcacagtggcacagatcctatctgatctccccattgtaagcagcagtcctgccttgctttatggctgagattctagctatctgtataacagagcattctgtcacagtggcacagatcctatctgatccccccattgtaagcagcagtccggccctgctttatggctgagattctagctatctgtataacagagcattctgtcacagtggcacagatcctatctgatccccccccattgtaagcagcagtcctgccctgctttatggctgagattctagctatctgtataacagaacattctgtcacagtggcacagatcctatctgatccccccattgtaagcagcagtcctgccctgctttatggctgagattctagctatctgtataacagagcattctgtcacagtggcacagatcctatctgatccccattgtaagcagcagtcctgccctgctttatggctgagattctagagattttttttataacagcgGGCAAGCATCTACATCCAATTTTGTTGAGCTGTGGCCTTTTTTGTTCAGATAATAAATCAAGCAATAAATAAtagcaacaataataatatattaaaattggATGTCTGATGGATACAGCACGCAGCACTGACAGATTACAATGCGGTCAGAATTAAGCCTGGGTGCCTGCTTGCTATGGCTTGAAACCTCCGTTACTAGTGAACGCTGATAAATAGCGCAGTACCTGCTCTGGGAGAGTCAGCCGGAGGAAGGTGCACTGACGCAGAGTTGTCTGTAGGATTTTAACCATTTCTAAGGGTTTGGAGTTCACCAGCCGGGGTACAAGATCCAATAGTTTGTCGACAAAGCTTTCCTGCATGTGTGGCAGCTCGGAGATGAAACATCTGTACAAACAGAAAGGGCATTGTAAATACATTGGGTTAGCACAGCTACACAGGCTTACAAGCTTCCCCTGTGGAAATGCAATGATGCCTACACTGGTAAATTCCAAAAGAGAAGGCCTGGATCCTATCCCTGCCCTGAACTGTGGCCTACAGAGGAGCCCTGCCAACCAACCTCATGGGAGGATCTGCAGACAttctaacattattattattaaggaaaCCCAGACCAAAAACGACTCTAATACAATATACtataagttaatgtaaaggtagacattatggatgcaccaaatactGAACCTTCCATGAAGAATTGGGCAGAGAATTGGCAAAGTCCCGAGGAACAAGTGACATTGTTCAACCTGAATTCAGGGACGATGGTCTCCAAAAGGTCCACTCACCTCTGGAAAAAGTCCACCTCCTGCAAAAATTCTTCACACATCCCAAAAAGTGGCTCAGCTCTGGAAGTGAGaaatacagagacacacagaagTCAGTGCACAGGGATATAAACAAAATACCCTTCCTAAAACGCCATTAACCCTACCAGATAGAGAAAAAGGTTACTTCTTTAGTTAACTTACCCTTTAGTAGTCCGAGCCGTCACCAGCAGCTGCAGGGCTTTGGCTTGTAACCTCATGTGGTGTATAATTGCCACTTGCCTGGTTTCAAGCCCACTGTACATGAACTCCATCTTGTATGTTTCTTCCAAGATCTAAAAATGGAAAAAGAGGTTGGAAAACAGTCAATCAGCTGACCCAGGATGAAAAGCTAAGTTATCAAAGACCAACCTGGGATCACATGGAGTCAAAGATTTAAGCAGAGATCTACCTAGAAATCTTAGTGGCAGGGTATATAGtctttaaaactaaactaaaattacattttgcctacTGAAAGAAAATAACACAATATATATCCGTCCCTTTCCATTATCTGCCCGGATGGCCTGGACGTTTGAAACAATATTTTTACAGCCAGCCAGGAACTTTACTTTGTATACTACTCACCAAAAACAGAAGGCCAGAAAGGATACTGTGTGTACTATTCACCACAGGCGATAAGATACAttgcacagttacattttatcaGTCAGGTAACTGATTATGATCTATATGTCTTATACTCTTTACTTGTAATGTACTACTGAACAGAGAAGGAGCAATGGAATTCTATCTACTGGGATTTATGTCAACCTGCCACTGGATGAGAGCTTTATTTTACAGCAGCCATGTCCTAGCTCACAGTCTCCAAAAAAGGCATTTTCCACCatctataagggtgaagacacagagctactagtagcagctacttgtcatggctactaaaatagacaatgctgatcatttactgataattgtctctaagggctctggcacacggggagattagtcacccgcggcaaaacaccctgttcgcgggcgactaatctccccgagttgccttcccctgccatcccaccggcgaacatgtaagttgccagcgggatggcagatgcggcggggcgatttcagaaaatcgccgaAAAGATTTGCacaaaatcacgccgccgcgtctgccatcccgccagcgactaacatgttcgccggtgggatggcaggggtaggcaactcggggagattagtcgcccgcgaacagggagttttgccgcgggcgactaatctccccgtgtgccagagccctaagtgtgtagagaggcaattctcagtattgtctatggcaggggattttctggagtttagtagccatgaaaaagtagctgctactagtagctcagtgtgtcttcaccctaaagcagggttcccaaactgtaggggGTTTAGAGCAGTGATAGGGGGCTCAGCCTGGAGACCAATTAGGGTAGAAAATGCAGAGATACCTAGTTTTTCTTCTAAAtatacctgaaagcccagcttgtggATCAGTTAGGGTGAGAGTGGGGATGGAAATGTATTTGTTGCCCTAGATATTCCTGGGGTTATGTCTGAATGACTGAAACACCAATGTAAAACTTGTTATGAGCTGCAGTGGGGAAGGATGGAGGACTGACAAAGGTTGGTCCTCCAAGAAGGGCTTGAAATGCAAAGGTCCAACCACCATTGCCTTAAAGGGATGCTAGCTCTGCATGCATGAAATAATCAGAAAGGAATTTCCTTGTAACTTacctgcttgacagcattggtcgTCACGGAATTCTTTAGAAAGAGAGGAGCAGCCAGACTCCATAGCTTCTCATTCAAGGCctgaaaacatgaaataaagtaaataaagtgttTCCTGCTAGGAGCACATTAAGGTGAGCAAAGCAAATCACTTCAGCAAGTTAGTTTAATAAGTTCTTATTACTAAAGAGAAATCAATGATATCTATTTCACTTTTGCAGATGCCCGAGGGCCTGCAACTTAATGCAGCATCTAGTTAAACAAGAGGACCAATCACAGTCTCTCAGTCAGACCTTGGTAAGCAGTAAGTGGCAGCGCAGGTAGGTTGCAGAGAAATCTGCCATTCCCGCAAGTTCAGACTGAAGTTCTCCAATCCTCTGCAGGTCACTGAGGAAGAAAGTAGGAGAGATACAGATGATCAGATTTGGTTGCCAAACTGGGCAAGGACAGTTGTTTGGCAAACTTGGCGTATATATAGCAAGCTTTAGACTAGCAGGTTTATGCAAGACTGAAACTGCAACAAGCttggtttatctttatttattgcaCTCGTCTCTACTTCACCAGTAATTCAAGACTGTTAAGCACATAGTACCCTTTGGGTGCTTCACCCATACAATTACACATTAGTTACCGAATGGTGAATTCCAGCAGCTCCTGTGTCCCCTGTGAGCCGAGGTGCTGGAGATTCTGCACCCGTTCTAAGCTGAGCTGAAGGAACTGCTGGGAAGGATCCTCAGGAGGGGCCTCTGTGACCACATCTGGGACCCAAGACCACCTCACACTTGGCAACTGAGGAGAAACACAGAGAAACATGGCATAATGGTGAGGTTTTATCAGTCATACTGTACATTagaagtgggagctgccatactgcttgctgtACAATACAGATTCTCTGTACAGAATGAACATTTTAAAAGTAACAGTTAAAAGCAACAGTAACTGGGGGTCAGAATTTCATTTCTATGGAAATTCATCATACACAAAAATTAAAGCCCCATAAATTTGGCAGAACCTACAATCAGATTAAACAATCTAATATATCAGCACTGTGCCTATGACACTCACATTAAGAGCAGGAACAAGGTGGGACAGGCTGTCCCGTAAGTAGGCATAATGGCGGAAAGTGTGGTCCGAGAACAGAGCCGGCATGGTGGGGCAGCATTTGGCAGCATTGAATATCAGAACCAGAACTGCAATGTCTGGAGAGCAATGTTAAGATCCAATGTAAGCAAAGCTTAGGAATGAAGAATCATTtaaagggagaaggaaagtctcagTTACGTTTGTTGCAGTTTTCTGCTCAAAGGAGCACTacccaggggtatcaggtaagtgattacaatcaccaTTTGACAACCCCCAGTGATTCagacttttcttcttctttaagacAAAATATTGTTTTCCCTCCAAAGATTTCCACATATTGTTTGGAGTTACCTTTATCCATTTACATGTTTATAACCCAAGCCATAACTTATAGGGAATAAATATTAGTTGCCACTGCaagctccacctagtggcaaaaTGCAGGATCCATGGAAACAGGTATTGCCGCAATGTCTCCAAACTTAGTTAAACCAAGAcctctcatagttacatagggttgaaaaaaggagtccatcaagttcaacccttccaagtaaacccagcactcacaccctatacttacctatctatacactcacatacataaactacatacacagccactaatactaactgtagatattagtatcacaatagctttggatactatacttgttcaagaactcatccaggcccctcttagaggcattaacagagtctgccattaccccatctctaggaagggcattccccaacctcactgccctcactgttaaaaaacacctacgctgcttcaaatggaagctccattcctctaatctaaagggggggcctctggtgcgttgatcgcttttatgggaaaacacaacaccccctatctgcctataatcccctctaatgtatttgtacagagtaatcatgtcccctcgcatgtccaaagaaaacaaccccaacctcgacagtctcacctcatagcttaaaccttccatcccctttagcaGTTaatttgcagtctctgcactctctccagctcattaatatccttcttaaggactggagcccaaacctgccccccatactcaaggtgaggccttaccagggacctataaaggggcaaaatgatgttttcatcccttcagtgaatgcccttttttatacaagacagcactttatttgctttagtagccacagaatgacactgccaggaattagacaacttgttatctacagaaaacccccagatccttctccattaaggatgcccccaacaagTATTATCATTCCGCCCTTCCCCCCTGTCACACACACCAAGTCACTGAGCAAAAGAAGGATACAGGCTGGGTCATCCATGTCAGGCTCTGGTGTATCGAAAAAAGGGTGGGTGCTTAGGAGCTCTGGGACGAGAGACAACACCAGGGTGGGGTGTCGGCTCCCAAGGAACTTTAAACACCTGAAACATAACAAAAATGCCTTAGGCCGAGCTTGTCAGGGAGACCTTGGCAATGAGCAAAATCTGACTAGAACGACCTATTTCAAGCTACTCAGCATGGACCTCCATACTTACTTCCAAATGGACTCCCGGTCGGTGGGGTATTTGGAGAGGTTCTTCAACAGTTCAACCAGAGCCAACTGGATACACTCCTTGGTGGAAACGTTTGTGCAGCAGAGCAGCTCATGAAGGGCCTCCCGGATATCTCGGGAAGAATCCTGCAGAACATAGTGTTGTGAGATACATGGCACCAAAAGCATACTTCAGTCTAAAGGCCAAACTATAAGAAtgaccatttattattttaaatactcCCAGAGAACTTTGTAGTTACTTCAATGCCCCCCCCTCCCCGACCCCCTAAAAAACTGCTACACTTGTTCTAATCTTTAAACATTACCACATAACATCAGCACTGAATTTAAGGCTTGCCAGGAAGCCCTTAGAAAATGAAGTTTCTAGAAGTTTCTCACCTCCAGCACGGCCAGCACTGTGTCCAGCTGATCTTCTCGCAGGGTGATATTGTCCGAGATCTTGCGCATGGTGTGGATGGACTGCAGGCGTACCTCCTCAATCTCGTCGTTAAACATGTCCACCAGGAAATCCAAGCATTTCTCAGCGAAAGGAGCGGAGGAGCGGGCCAGCAGGCACAAGGACTCCACAGCAGCAATCCTCACCTCTGGAAATAAGCCACAAGAGGTTAGGTTAGGTAGGAGTACACAGATAGCTGGATTTTTAGAGAAATGTTAATGTTGCTGTCCATTAGTATTACAAATAACACATAAGGAGCTACTTAAGGAATAAAACAGGGAGTCAacttgtattaaaaggggtatagattcacgggaggagggggttattcttcccctttacagagcgctggtaaggccccatctagaatatgctgttcagttttggtctccagtgctcaaacgggacattattgagttagagagggtccagagaagggcaactaagctggtaaagggtatggaaagtctcagttatggggaaagactggcccagttgggtctgtttacactggagaagaggcgcttaagtggggacatgataactatgtataaatatataaggggatcatagaataacctctctaatgctttatttaccagtaggtccttccaactgacacaaaagcacccactccgattagcagaaaggaggttctgtctaaatattcggaaagggtttgttacagtgagagctgtgaagttgtggaattccctccctgaaccagtagtactggcagatacattatataacttcaagaaggggctggatggctttttagcaaattgagggaatacagggttatgggagatagatcttagtacaaattgatccagggactggtccgattgccatcttggagtcaggaaggatttttttccccctctgcggcaaattagctTCAGAAgggctttttgccttcctctttgccaggttatatataggcattaagatttaacttgatggacgtttttcaacctaactatgtTACCTTGGCTGCTAACtgtagtgtaaaggtggccatacataggccaacAAAAGCTGACTGGGCAACACCAGACCATTACTGGCCTATGTATGGGGCTTTCCCATGACCTGCCCATCTGAGAATAAACTTTGTTGCATCCAGCGGAATATGGGACATTACCATACATCTCATCCTCCAGCCCATGAACAAAAGCTCCGCAGGCACCCGAGTCAATCAGATTCACGGCTCCCGTGTCCAGCTCCTCTTTGGGGGCATCGTCTCCCCATTTCCTACCACTGGAAAACTCCCCTGAGCTGTAGAGCTCCTTGGCGCGCTCGTGGGCTGTCCTTTTCCGCTGTACAGAGAACAATAATAAAATCAGAACAATGTAATTAAATAGGGGCCTCTATGTACAGGTACtgagacaaaaataaataatgacgataAAGTAACCCTTTAATTTGCACATCTTCCAACCAACACACAGGATTAGTACAATGTATCATATTCCTGTGCCCAAGGATATAACGATCATTGCACAGCCTTTTATTCCGACATCTCAACACTAGAGTTTATACAAGTTAGCAATTACCCGGAGGTCCGACATGAGCTTCTTGTCCAGAGTTTGCTCCAGAAAGTGAGGACTAACTTGCAGCATTGATccctgcagtaaaaaaaaaaacaaaacaaaaaacattgaagAGCCTGATGGATATTATGTGCTTGTCCCGTTCACAATTAATCAAGTATTTATGCCAAATGAATCACTAAGATGAACAATAGGACAGAGCTGGAAAGAACAAGGTTCAGGACTGTTCTAGGTCTTACCAAGAGTTTGCAAGCCTTGACTCTCACCACCCAGGAACCGTCGCTAACCATGTGACAGGCTTTCCCAAAGGCATCATCCACCAATCGGATCTCCTCATTTGATGATGGGATTGGAACAATGCTGCAGAGTGAATAATACCATATGGATCAAATACTTCAGCATTTCAGCTGAAAGCTCCAGCATCTGCTAAGTCAGGGAGCAGCTCTGCTTGTGTCAGCAGCTATTCAATCCTTCTGCCAATGGCTGGATCTCAGTGCTCACCTTTCAGGAAACAGCTGGCTTAAAACCCAAATCAGCTCCGCTGCAGCACTTCGGACTTGTTCGTAATCATCAGTCAGTAGTTTGCAGGCCTGGTAGGAGGAAAAGCTTTGTATAGGATATTCTTGGCAATTTTAACACGATTTAACATTCTACAGTCCAATCATTGTGCTTATTTGCCATCTCATTGTGCCTTAGGCAAGCCATTTACAGGGGAAGTTTatctttaaacaaaaaaactctATGGATATTTAAAAGagatattggataaatggaaaaacccctaattttgtaggcagttatgaataatatatggtgctggtttcattttgtgctaaacattaacattatctgtaaaaatggcccctttattgaagctccctatagatcctatcagttctctgtccatgttacaaatgaagggtgggtgtgtcctaacagtccctgccagaaacacaggaaggggatagccaatcacagccctgcactcacacaagcaaagacaggtttcagCCTAGCTGCCgactggttcctatcctacagtgcagagtACTGAGAGCTgccgccccccccctgcacatccagagaattcagccagcaggaagtggaacggttgtggggggctagtggggttttggtggaatttctaaataaatcagcccaaaaacacaactttttttaagcacaatccttgtatatttagtttaattcactggtacattcaatttttatatgatatgtttcCAGTATATTAATGAATATAAATTGTAGTTGAACTTAAAAACAGTGCCAGTGCATTATGCTCTTTTTAAATAAAGAGGGAATGTGCTTCTTTGTGCTGCGGGTTGATTAAATTAAAATTTCCCTCAAAACCCAACTAGTCCACCCATCCATTCACTTCCTACGGGGATTCGGTGGCAGACAGTGCACAGCACTgtagcataggaaccaatcagaagctagACCTGAATACTCTTGCCTGGAATAGAGCATTCATAGCTAACCAAGGTTATACATCTCCTGAATTGCCTGTTCTACCACTGAGAGAAGGGGTGTCAAGACAATGTGACTAAGCAAACAACACTCCCCCTATTGTGAATGCAGGCTGCTCAGGGCTATGATTTACTTtgcattacttaaaaaaaaaaaaaaaaaaaaaatcaaaaacacagTACCTGATTGTACATTGCTTGCTGTAATTTCAGTCCTCTCTCATGCAGCTGTAACTGAACCAAAAAGAATTATTATGCAATACGTCAGTATAGCTGTATAAAATGTTACACTATCAGCGCCgtcattttatttaataatgaaTAAACTGCCTGTTAGAATTGCTAATGAAAGCATTCACAGTAAAGCAAGGCACTTGGGTCTTAAATCATGTTTCAGCCCTTTGGACCTAAGCTCCCAGCACCCCACTGAGACTCAACGTTGGATAATAAAGGACAGAGGTAGGCGATTCACATCCATGCGTTAACTGATCTACTGCAGTTGCTGACCATGCAGGGGCTGTTtcaagcaggcccggactggcaatctgt
This sequence is a window from Xenopus tropicalis strain Nigerian chromosome 2, UCB_Xtro_10.0, whole genome shotgun sequence. Protein-coding genes within it:
- the ints4 gene encoding integrator complex subunit 4 isoform X1, producing the protein MAAHLKKRVYEEFTRVVQQQPLEEPSAKKLRLTKPSKSAALHIDLCKATSPADALQYLLQFARKPVEAESVEGVVRILLEHYYKENDTSVRLKIASLLGLLSKTAGFCPDSIVDDVINTLQNEKSHQVLAQLLDTLLEIGIKLLDSVSHRMQLVDVACKHLSDTSHGVRNKCLQLLGCLGSVEASTAKEVENAVTKDVQKIIGDYFIDQDPRVRTAAIKAMLQLHERGLKLQQAMYNQACKLLTDDYEQVRSAAAELIWVLSQLFPESIVPIPSSNEEIRLVDDAFGKACHMVSDGSWVVRVKACKLLGSMLQVSPHFLEQTLDKKLMSDLRRKRTAHERAKELYSSGEFSSGRKWGDDAPKEELDTGAVNLIDSGACGAFVHGLEDEMYEVRIAAVESLCLLARSSAPFAEKCLDFLVDMFNDEIEEVRLQSIHTMRKISDNITLREDQLDTVLAVLEDSSRDIREALHELLCCTNVSTKECIQLALVELLKNLSKYPTDRESIWKCLKFLGSRHPTLVLSLVPELLSTHPFFDTPEPDMDDPAYIAVLVLIFNAAKCCPTMPALFSDHTFRHYAYLRDSLSHLVPALNLPSVRWSWVPDVVTEAPPEDPSQQFLQLSLERVQNLQHLGSQGTQELLEFTIRDLQRIGELQSELAGMADFSATYLRCHLLLTKALNEKLWSLAAPLFLKNSVTTNAVKQILEETYKMEFMYSGLETRQVAIIHHMRLQAKALQLLVTARTTKGAEPLFGMCEEFLQEVDFFQRCFISELPHMQESFVDKLLDLVPRLVNSKPLEMVKILQTTLRQCTFLRLTLPEQIHKASSHIIEPAEESDNPIRFTSGLVVALDVDATLEHVQEPQSTVKVQVVYPDGQVQIIHPKPADFRNPGPGRHRLITQVYLSHTAWTEPCQIEVRLLLAYSSSRSKVLSRASKSAWGESTETGPSTESSTDGTIPFSKPVKVFLMPKPARR
- the ints4 gene encoding integrator complex subunit 4 isoform X2, which gives rise to MAAHLKKRVYEEFTRVVQQPLEEPSAKKLRLTKPSKSAALHIDLCKATSPADALQYLLQFARKPVEAESVEGVVRILLEHYYKENDTSVRLKIASLLGLLSKTAGFCPDSIVDDVINTLQNEKSHQVLAQLLDTLLEIGIKLLDSVSHRMQLVDVACKHLSDTSHGVRNKCLQLLGCLGSVEASTAKEVENAVTKDVQKIIGDYFIDQDPRVRTAAIKAMLQLHERGLKLQQAMYNQACKLLTDDYEQVRSAAAELIWVLSQLFPESIVPIPSSNEEIRLVDDAFGKACHMVSDGSWVVRVKACKLLGSMLQVSPHFLEQTLDKKLMSDLRRKRTAHERAKELYSSGEFSSGRKWGDDAPKEELDTGAVNLIDSGACGAFVHGLEDEMYEVRIAAVESLCLLARSSAPFAEKCLDFLVDMFNDEIEEVRLQSIHTMRKISDNITLREDQLDTVLAVLEDSSRDIREALHELLCCTNVSTKECIQLALVELLKNLSKYPTDRESIWKCLKFLGSRHPTLVLSLVPELLSTHPFFDTPEPDMDDPAYIAVLVLIFNAAKCCPTMPALFSDHTFRHYAYLRDSLSHLVPALNLPSVRWSWVPDVVTEAPPEDPSQQFLQLSLERVQNLQHLGSQGTQELLEFTIRDLQRIGELQSELAGMADFSATYLRCHLLLTKALNEKLWSLAAPLFLKNSVTTNAVKQILEETYKMEFMYSGLETRQVAIIHHMRLQAKALQLLVTARTTKGAEPLFGMCEEFLQEVDFFQRCFISELPHMQESFVDKLLDLVPRLVNSKPLEMVKILQTTLRQCTFLRLTLPEQIHKASSHIIEPAEESDNPIRFTSGLVVALDVDATLEHVQEPQSTVKVQVVYPDGQVQIIHPKPADFRNPGPGRHRLITQVYLSHTAWTEPCQIEVRLLLAYSSSRSKVLSRASKSAWGESTETGPSTESSTDGTIPFSKPVKVFLMPKPARR